In one window of Miscanthus floridulus cultivar M001 chromosome 12, ASM1932011v1, whole genome shotgun sequence DNA:
- the LOC136497977 gene encoding MADS-box transcription factor 31-like isoform X1, whose product MGRGKVELKKIENPTNRQVTFSKRRMGLFKKANELAILCDAQIGVIIFSGSGRMYEYSSPPWRIANIFDRYLKAPSTRFEEMDIQQKIVQEMTRMKDERNRLRMIMAQYMGEDLASFSVQDLSNLEQQIEFSLYKVRLRKQELLDQQLLEIRQREMHMPGEQSGYLFLMNPAIARGQQQQAQAGDMVGNPRPFPWWDVGASGSGSQSQQLLPGRDAAESSMTALQLSPQLQEYRLQPRQANVHGWL is encoded by the exons ATGGGTCGTGGAAAAGTAGAGCTGAAGAAGATTGAGAATCCAACAAACCGCCAAGTTACCTTCTCCAAGAGGCGGATGGGGTTGTTCAAGAAGGCAAACGAGCTAGCCATTCTTTGTGATGCGCAAATCGGAGTCATAATATTCTCTGGAAGTGGCAGGATGTATGAGTACTCCAGCCCTCCATGGAG AATAGCAAACATCTTTGACAGATACCTGAAAGCCCCTAGCACCCGTTTTGAGGAGATGGACATCCAGCAG AAAATCGTCCAGGAGATGACTAGGATGAAGGATGAGAGGAACAGGCTGAGGATGATCATGGCACAGTACATGGGGGAGGATCTGGCCTCATTCTCCGTGCAAGATCTGAGCAACCTTGAGCAGCAGATCGAGTTCTCGCTCTACAAAGTTCGCCTCAGGAAG CAAGAGCTACTTGACCAGCAGCTGCTCGAGATCCGCCAAAGG GAGATGCACATGCCAGGAGAGCAGAGCGGGTACCTGTTCCTCATG AACCCGGCTATTGCTagggggcagcagcagcaggctcagGCAGGCGACATGGTGGGAAACCCGAGGCCGTTCCCGTGGTGGGACGTGGGGGCCAGTGGCAGTGGCAGCCAGAGTCAGCAGCTGCTGCCCGGCCGGGACGCGGCGGAGTCGTCGATGACGGCGCTGCAGCTGTCGCCGCAGCTGCAGGAGTACAGGCTCCAGCCGCGGCAGGCCAACGTCCATGGCTGGCTGTG A
- the LOC136497977 gene encoding MADS-box transcription factor 31-like isoform X2 encodes MGRGKVELKKIENPTNRQVTFSKRRMGLFKKANELAILCDAQIGVIIFSGSGRMYEYSSPPWRIANIFDRYLKAPSTRFEEMDIQQEMTRMKDERNRLRMIMAQYMGEDLASFSVQDLSNLEQQIEFSLYKVRLRKQELLDQQLLEIRQREMHMPGEQSGYLFLMNPAIARGQQQQAQAGDMVGNPRPFPWWDVGASGSGSQSQQLLPGRDAAESSMTALQLSPQLQEYRLQPRQANVHGWL; translated from the exons ATGGGTCGTGGAAAAGTAGAGCTGAAGAAGATTGAGAATCCAACAAACCGCCAAGTTACCTTCTCCAAGAGGCGGATGGGGTTGTTCAAGAAGGCAAACGAGCTAGCCATTCTTTGTGATGCGCAAATCGGAGTCATAATATTCTCTGGAAGTGGCAGGATGTATGAGTACTCCAGCCCTCCATGGAG AATAGCAAACATCTTTGACAGATACCTGAAAGCCCCTAGCACCCGTTTTGAGGAGATGGACATCCAGCAG GAGATGACTAGGATGAAGGATGAGAGGAACAGGCTGAGGATGATCATGGCACAGTACATGGGGGAGGATCTGGCCTCATTCTCCGTGCAAGATCTGAGCAACCTTGAGCAGCAGATCGAGTTCTCGCTCTACAAAGTTCGCCTCAGGAAG CAAGAGCTACTTGACCAGCAGCTGCTCGAGATCCGCCAAAGG GAGATGCACATGCCAGGAGAGCAGAGCGGGTACCTGTTCCTCATG AACCCGGCTATTGCTagggggcagcagcagcaggctcagGCAGGCGACATGGTGGGAAACCCGAGGCCGTTCCCGTGGTGGGACGTGGGGGCCAGTGGCAGTGGCAGCCAGAGTCAGCAGCTGCTGCCCGGCCGGGACGCGGCGGAGTCGTCGATGACGGCGCTGCAGCTGTCGCCGCAGCTGCAGGAGTACAGGCTCCAGCCGCGGCAGGCCAACGTCCATGGCTGGCTGTG A
- the LOC136497452 gene encoding gamma-aminobutyrate transaminase 1, mitochondrial gives MMIARRLLRSNAPAQASSLLKHVTGTASLQGHADSLLDASVRHFSSAPSAQSASTEENGFKGHGMLAPFTAGWQSNDLHPLIIERSEGSYVYDVNGNKYLDSLAGLWCTALGGSEPRLVKAATEQLNKLPFYHSFWNRTTKPSLDLAQEILSMFTAREMGKVFFTNSGSEANDSQVKLVWYYNNALGRPNKKKFIARSKAYHGSTLISASLTGLPALHQKFDLPAPFVLHTDCPHYWRYHLPGETEEEFATRLATNLENLILKEGPETIAAFIAEPVMGAGGVIPPPKTYFEKIQAVVKKYDILFIADEVITAFGRLGTMFGCDYYNIKPDLVSLAKALSNAYVPIGATLVSPEISDVIHSQSNKLGSFAHGFTYSGHPVACAVAIEALKLYRERDIPGHVKKIAPEFQDGIRALADSPIIGEIRGLGMIMGTEFTNNKSPTDLFPAEWGVGAIFGEECQKRGMLVRVAGDAIMMSPTLIMTPDEVDELVSIYGEALKATEERVAALKSKN, from the exons ATGATGATCGCGCGACGCCTGCTCCGATCCAATGCCCCCGCCCAG GCAAGCAGCTTATTGAAGCATGTAACTGGCACTGCAAGTTTGCAAGGGCATGCGGATAGTTTGTTGGATGCCTCAGTCAGACATTTTAGTTCAGCTCCATCTGCCCAGTCTGCCTCAACTGAAGAAAATGG GTTTAAGGGCCATGGCATGCTGGCACCTTTTACAGCTGGCTGGCAGAGCAATGATTTGCATCCTCTAATTATTGAGAGATCTGAG GGTTCCTATGTTTACGACGTTAATGGGAACAAGTACCTGGATTCTCTTGCAGGATTATGGTGCACAGCTTTAG GTGGTAGCGAGCCTCGATTAGTCAAAGCAGCAACTGAGCAATTAAACAAATTACCCTTCTACCATTCCTTTTGGAACCGCACAACCAAACCTTCATTG GATCTTGCACAGGAGATCCTTAGCATGTTCACTGCAAGGGAAATGGGAAAAGTTTTCTTCACAAACAGTGGTTCAGAAGCAAATGACTCTCAG GTCAAACTAGTATGGTATTATAACAATGCATTGGGGAGGCCAAACAAGAAGAAATTTATTGCACGATCAAAAGC ATACCATGGATCTACATTGATATCAGCGAGCCTAACTGG TCTTCCTGCCCTGCACCAGAAGTTTGATCTACCAGCACCTTTTGTTCTGCACACTGACTGCCCTCACTACTGGCGATATCATCTTCCTG GTGAGACAGAAGAAGAATTTGCGACTAGACTTGCCACCAATTTAGAGAATCTTATTCTCAAAGAAGGACCAGAAACA ATCGCTGCTTTCATTGCTGAACCTGTGATGGGTGCTGGTGGTGTCATCCCTCCTCCAAAGACCTATTTTGAAAAG ATTCAAGCAGTGGTCAAGAAGTATGACATTCTTTTCATAGCAGATGAG GTTATCACTGCATTTGGAAGGTTGGGGACTATGTTTGGATGTGATTATTATAACATCAAGCCAGATCTAGTTTCATTGGCCAAG GCTCTTTCAAATGCATATGTACCCATCGGGGCAACTCTTGTTAGCCCAGAGATATCGGATGTGATTCATTCCCAGAGCAATAAGCTTG GTTCATTTGCTCATGGATTTACATACTCCGGTCATCCAGTTGCCTGTGCTGTGGCCATAGAAGCTCTGAAACTTTATCG CGAAAGGGATATTCCTGGTCATGTCAAGAAAATTGCTCCAGAGTTCCAGGATGGAATTAGGGCGTTGGCGGACAGTCCAATTATCGGGGAG ATACGTGGCTTAGGGATGATTATGGGAACCGAATTCACCAACAACAAATCACCGACCGATCTATTCCCTGCCGAATGGG GCGTTGGTGCGATCTTTGGAGAGGAGTGCCAGAAGCGCGGCATGCTGGTCAGGGTTGCTGGCGACGCCATCATGATGTCGCCGACGCTGATCATGACGCCCGACGAAGTAGATGAG CTGGTAAGCATCTATGGGGAAGCCCTCAAGGCCACGGAGGAGAGGGTGGCAGCCCTGAAATCCAAGAACTAG